In Pseudomonas sp. LRP2-20, the genomic window GCGTTGTTCGGCGTGGGCTCGCTGCAGGTGGGGCTGACGGCGGTGGTGCTGGGCCTGCTGGCCTGCTTCCTGTTTGATCAATCGAAAGCGGCGGCCATCGTGCTCGGCCTGGGGCTGGCGCTGTCATCGACGGCCTTTGGCCTGCAGGTGCTGGCCGAGCGCAAGGACCTGGGCAAGCCGCACGGTCGCCTGGCCGTCGCCATCCTGCTGTTCCAGGACATTGCCGCCATTCCGCTGATTGCCGTGGTGCCGTTGCTCGGTGGTGATGTGAGCACCGCCGACGAAGGCAGCTGGCCGCTGCTGGCCGTGGCAGCGGGTATTGGTGTGCTGATTGTGTTTGGCCGCTACCTGTTGACCCCGGTATTCAAATGGACGGTCGGTTCGGGCTTGCCCGAACTGTCCACCGCCACCGCCTTGCTGGTGGTGCTGGGCACCGCCTGGTTGATGGAGCACGTGGGCGTATCCATGGCCCTGGGGGCTTTCCTGGCCGGTGTGATCATGGCCGAGTCGCCCTTCCGGCATGAACTGGAAACCCAGATCGAACCGCTCAAGGGCCTGTTGCTCGGGCTGTTCTTCGTCGGCGTCGGCATGAGCGCCGACTTGCAGCTGCTGTTCGGCATGCCCTTGATCGTGCTGGGGCTGACGTTGCTGCTGGTGGTGATCAAGCTGCCGCTGCTGTTGGCGCTGGGGCGCACGGTGGGCGGCCTCAATCGTGCCCAGGCACTGTGCCTGGCGGTGGTGCTGGCGTCCGGTGGCGAGTTTGCCTTCGTGGTATTCAACCTGGCGCTGGATCACCAGGTACTGACCCAGCAGGTGCACGACCTGCTGGTGCTTGCCATCACCCTGTCGATGGCGGTGGTGCCATTGGTGATGATGGCGCTGGCGCGGCAACTGAGAGAAGACGACAGCCCGCAACCGACAGCGGAAGCAGGCTCTGATTCGCGCCGTGATGGCGCGCCTGACGTTCGGAGGTGAAGCATGCAGCCGAGTTTGAAGCTGGACAGCGCCGTGTCGCGGGGCTTGCTCGACGTGCTGATCAAGGCGGGGCTGGTGGCCGCCCTGGTGGTTTTCTCCTTCCAGGTATTCCAGCCGTTCCTGGAGCTGATGCTGTGGTCGGTGATTCTCGCGGTGACGCTTTATCCGTTGTACTTGCGCATCAAGCGCGGCACCGGCATCAAGGATGGCTATGCGGCAACCTTGGTGGTGCTGTTGGTGCTGATCGTATTGCTGGTGCCGATCTACCTGGTGGTGATGTCCATCGGCGAGTCGGTGGACAGCATCGTGACATTGCTCAAGAGCGGCGCCTGGAGTGTGCCGGCACCGCCTGAATCGGTGGCGGCCTGGCCGCTGATCGGGCCCAAGGTCCATGCGCTATGGCTGTCAGCCTCGGAAAACCTCGCGCATGTGCTCAACCAGTGGATGCCGCAGCTGAAGGGGGCCGGGCGCACCGTGCTGGGTGCTGCGGCCAGTGCCGGTGGCGCCTTCCTGCTGTTCGTGGGGGCGATTATCGTCTCGGGCATCATCATGGCCTTTGGTGATCGTGGCGAGGTCGCCGCGCAGCGCATTGCCATGCGTGTCTCCGGCGAAGAGCGTGGCAAACCGCTTGCCAGGCTGTGCACCGCGACCATTCGCGCCGTTGCCCAGGGCGTCATCGGCATCGCCTTCATCCAGATGCTGCTGATCGGTGTCGGCTTCGTGATCAAGGGCGTGCCAGGCGCCGGCATGCTGGCCATCGTCATCCTCATGCTGGGGATTGCCCAGGCCCCGGCGACCCTGGTCACGGTGCCGGTGATCATCTACGTGTTCAATGCCGAGGGCTTCACCGTTGCGACCATCATCTTCGCCATCTACACCTTCGTCGCCGGGCTGGCTGACAACGTGCTCAAGCCACTGCTGCTGGGGCGCGGGGTGGATGTGCCGATGCCGGTGGTGCTGATCGGGGCGTTGGGTGGCATGGTGGTCAAGGGCATCATCGGGCTGTTCATCGGCCCGGTGATCCTCGGCGTGACCTACGTGTTGTTCTGGCAATGGGTCGCGTTGCAGGTGCCGGAGCAACCGGCGCCACCTGCGGCCTGAGCCAGGGCCTGCCATGGCCAATCTTTGCTATGGAATAGGGGTGCTGCTGGTCCTGGCCGGCTGTACCCAGGTCGGCCCGGATTTCGAAAAGCCCCAGGACCCATGGCTGGACAGCTGGAGTACGCCCCTGCTGGAGCAGGCCGGGCGTAGCGCCGCCACGCCAGACCTGCGGCAGTGGTGGGCAGTGTTCGCCGACCCGACGCTGGATGCGCTGATTGCCGAAGCCGACGCCAATAACAGCAACCTGCGCGTGGCGGGCCTGCGCATCGCCGAGGCCAGGGCACAGCTGGCCATCGTGCAGACCGGGCGTTATCCACAGCTGCAGCAGCTGCGTGCGCAGAGCCTGTACCTGAAGCAGGACCAGTCTGGCACTTCCACTGCCCGTGACTCGGTGTTCTGGCAGTCCAGCGCAGGCTTCGACATCGGCTGGGAAATCGACTTCTGGGGCCGTTTCAGCCGCGCCATCGAGAGCGCCGATGCGGTCTACTTCGCCTCCCAGGCCAACTACGCCGATGCCATGTTGCTGATGCGTGCGCAGGTGGCCGATACCTACTTCGCCCTGCGCACCGCCGAGGCACGGCTGGATATCGCACAGGACAACGCCAAGCGCCAGGCGCGCAGCCTGCAGATCACCGAGCGGCTGTTCCGGCATGGTGAGAACGACGAACTTGACTGGCAGCAGGCGCGTACCCAGTACCTGGCGACCCTGGCCACCATCCCCGAGTTCGAAAACCAGCTCAATGCCTTGCGCAACGTGCTCTGCGCGCTGCTGGGCAGGCCACCGGGGCCGCTGCCCGAGCTGGACGCGCGCCATGGGCAGTTGCCATTGCCGGACCGTGCGGTGTT contains:
- a CDS encoding AI-2E family transporter produces the protein MQPSLKLDSAVSRGLLDVLIKAGLVAALVVFSFQVFQPFLELMLWSVILAVTLYPLYLRIKRGTGIKDGYAATLVVLLVLIVLLVPIYLVVMSIGESVDSIVTLLKSGAWSVPAPPESVAAWPLIGPKVHALWLSASENLAHVLNQWMPQLKGAGRTVLGAAASAGGAFLLFVGAIIVSGIIMAFGDRGEVAAQRIAMRVSGEERGKPLARLCTATIRAVAQGVIGIAFIQMLLIGVGFVIKGVPGAGMLAIVILMLGIAQAPATLVTVPVIIYVFNAEGFTVATIIFAIYTFVAGLADNVLKPLLLGRGVDVPMPVVLIGALGGMVVKGIIGLFIGPVILGVTYVLFWQWVALQVPEQPAPPAA
- a CDS encoding efflux transporter outer membrane subunit, with the protein product MANLCYGIGVLLVLAGCTQVGPDFEKPQDPWLDSWSTPLLEQAGRSAATPDLRQWWAVFADPTLDALIAEADANNSNLRVAGLRIAEARAQLAIVQTGRYPQLQQLRAQSLYLKQDQSGTSTARDSVFWQSSAGFDIGWEIDFWGRFSRAIESADAVYFASQANYADAMLLMRAQVADTYFALRTAEARLDIAQDNAKRQARSLQITERLFRHGENDELDWQQARTQYLATLATIPEFENQLNALRNVLCALLGRPPGPLPELDARHGQLPLPDRAVLQDVPASLLQRRPDIRAAEQAVAAQSALVGVAEADLYPQLSLLGSIGWTFLSANHLPNTFDLAAGPSLIWNPFDYGRRKNAVRVEDARLQQLIELYHQSVREAAREADDAASGLVRSLQSAHIRQDASQAAQRSLTLASSQYQEGFADFQRVLDAQQLLLQQQDGYLVSRGNAMSSLVSLYKALGGGWDNRRKPIDPVTRQTMQNRTDWGDLLDEPAPTAPQQGEPK
- a CDS encoding monovalent cation:proton antiporter-2 (CPA2) family protein — encoded protein: MPHDGSLLQATVVFLLAVVLLVPLAQRLKMGAVPGYLLAGILIGPSVLGLLGNPDNVARLSEMGVVMLLFVIGLELSPRRLWTMRRALFGVGSLQVGLTAVVLGLLACFLFDQSKAAAIVLGLGLALSSTAFGLQVLAERKDLGKPHGRLAVAILLFQDIAAIPLIAVVPLLGGDVSTADEGSWPLLAVAAGIGVLIVFGRYLLTPVFKWTVGSGLPELSTATALLVVLGTAWLMEHVGVSMALGAFLAGVIMAESPFRHELETQIEPLKGLLLGLFFVGVGMSADLQLLFGMPLIVLGLTLLLVVIKLPLLLALGRTVGGLNRAQALCLAVVLASGGEFAFVVFNLALDHQVLTQQVHDLLVLAITLSMAVVPLVMMALARQLREDDSPQPTAEAGSDSRRDGAPDVRR